In a single window of the Flavivirga spongiicola genome:
- the recG gene encoding ATP-dependent DNA helicase RecG: MSVKLQTPIDYLKGVGPNRADLLRKELGIHTYQDLINLFPNRYIDRTQYYKINRLQRNNADVQIIGKITAFKEVAQKRGKRLVGTFQDDTGTMELVWFRGQKWIRESLKLNKPYVIFGKTNWFNGKFNMPHPDIEGLEEHKGNLRSVMQPVYPSTEKLSNKGITNRVMSKVMQQLFLETGKKFTETLSENLLTELKLIPKSEALFNVHFPTSQELLSKAQFRLKFEELFYIQLQLIIKNLVHKSKIKGFPFEKVGNYFNTFFKAHLPFELTGAQKRVLKEIRADLGSNAQMNRLLQGDVGSGKTIVAFMSMLIALDNGFQACLMAPTEILSVQHYNGLLELCNNLNISIKKLTGSTKTSERKKIHESLENGDLQILVGTHALLEDKVKFKNLGLAIIDEQHRFGVAQRSKLWKKGGPPQSSQREEAKKSLPSGEISGASIPPHILVMTATPIPRTLAMSVYGDLDISIIDELPPGRQSIKTVHRYDKNRLNVFKFIRDEITKGRQIYIVYPLIQENEKMDYKDLMDGYESIARDFPLPDYQISIVHGKMKPADKDYEMQRFIKGETQIMVATTVIEVGVNVPNASVMIIESAERFGLSQLHQLRGRVGRGAEQSYCILMTSHKLSNDSKTRLETMVRTSDGFEIAEVDLRLRGPGDIMGTQQSGVLNLKIADIIKDNDILQLARHHAKNVLKTDATLSSTNNKVILDTYKSLGKYKNIWNYIS, from the coding sequence ATGTCTGTAAAACTTCAAACACCAATAGATTATTTAAAAGGCGTCGGTCCAAACCGCGCTGATTTATTGCGAAAAGAATTAGGCATTCATACCTATCAGGATTTAATTAACTTATTTCCAAACAGATATATAGATCGAACTCAGTATTACAAAATTAATCGACTACAACGTAACAATGCAGACGTTCAAATAATTGGGAAAATTACAGCTTTTAAAGAAGTAGCACAAAAACGAGGTAAGCGCTTAGTCGGAACTTTTCAAGATGATACTGGTACGATGGAGCTAGTTTGGTTTAGAGGACAAAAATGGATACGTGAGAGCCTAAAACTTAATAAGCCATATGTGATTTTCGGAAAAACCAATTGGTTTAATGGTAAGTTTAATATGCCACACCCAGATATAGAGGGGCTAGAAGAACATAAAGGAAATTTACGTTCTGTCATGCAACCGGTATACCCTTCAACAGAGAAACTATCAAATAAGGGTATTACAAATCGTGTGATGAGCAAAGTCATGCAACAACTATTTTTGGAAACAGGTAAAAAATTCACCGAAACGCTATCTGAAAATTTACTTACCGAACTCAAACTAATCCCAAAAAGCGAAGCGCTTTTTAATGTACATTTTCCAACGAGTCAGGAGCTCCTTTCTAAAGCCCAATTTCGATTAAAATTTGAAGAATTATTTTATATTCAGCTACAACTTATCATCAAAAACTTAGTTCATAAATCAAAAATAAAAGGCTTTCCTTTTGAAAAGGTTGGCAACTATTTCAACACCTTTTTTAAAGCCCATTTACCCTTCGAATTAACGGGAGCACAAAAGCGCGTTTTAAAAGAGATTCGTGCTGATTTGGGCAGTAACGCACAAATGAATAGACTATTACAAGGAGATGTAGGTTCTGGCAAGACCATAGTCGCGTTCATGTCAATGTTAATAGCACTTGACAACGGTTTTCAAGCTTGTCTAATGGCTCCAACTGAAATTTTGTCAGTCCAGCATTACAATGGATTATTAGAATTATGCAACAACTTGAATATCAGTATAAAAAAACTAACAGGTTCAACTAAAACTTCAGAAAGAAAAAAAATTCATGAAAGCTTGGAAAATGGCGATTTACAAATCCTTGTTGGCACCCATGCCCTACTTGAAGATAAAGTGAAATTTAAAAATTTGGGGCTTGCGATTATAGATGAACAGCATCGATTTGGAGTCGCACAACGAAGCAAATTATGGAAGAAAGGAGGCCCTCCTCAATCCTCCCAAAGGGAGGAAGCAAAAAAAAGTCTCCCCTCTGGGGAGATTAGTGGGGCTTCTATCCCCCCACACATTCTAGTAATGACCGCCACACCGATTCCCAGAACGTTGGCCATGTCTGTTTACGGAGATTTAGACATCTCAATTATTGATGAATTACCACCGGGCAGACAGTCCATAAAAACAGTACATCGTTATGATAAAAATCGATTAAATGTTTTTAAATTTATTCGAGACGAAATAACAAAAGGAAGACAAATTTACATAGTGTACCCTTTAATTCAAGAAAACGAAAAAATGGATTATAAGGATTTGATGGATGGTTACGAAAGTATTGCCAGAGATTTTCCATTACCAGATTATCAAATATCCATAGTTCATGGAAAAATGAAACCTGCGGATAAAGATTACGAAATGCAACGCTTTATAAAAGGAGAAACACAAATTATGGTGGCTACTACTGTTATTGAAGTTGGGGTAAACGTACCTAATGCCTCGGTCATGATTATTGAAAGCGCAGAACGTTTTGGCTTATCACAATTGCATCAGCTTCGTGGTCGTGTGGGACGTGGTGCAGAGCAGAGCTATTGTATTTTAATGACAAGCCACAAGCTTAGTAATGATAGTAAAACCCGTTTAGAAACCATGGTAAGAACCAGTGATGGTTTTGAAATAGCCGAAGTAGATCTACGCTTACGCGGTCCTGGAGATATTATGGGCACTCAGCAAAGCGGTGTTTTGAACCTTAAAATTGCAGATATCATAAAAGATAATGACATTCTACAATTAGCGAGACATCACGCGAAGAACGTGCTTAAAACTGACGCTACGCTCTCTTCTACAAACAATAAAGTTATTTTAGACACCTATAAATCATTAGGTAAATACAAAAACATCTGGAATTACATCTCGTAA